The genomic region AGGCTGCACTCAATGGAGCAATGAACAGTACCTGCACAATTATGGAATGCAATATGCTGGAGCTTGGCGGTATCGTAGGTTGTAAAGATATGATGCGCTGTATTATCTCCGAATTTGCCGCAATAGCAAAAACACAAGGGGTTACATTGGATATCGACTCCGTAACTGACTACGTTTACGGGTTTACGCAGCCGGACTTTGTCGGGGCAAAGCACTATCCTTCGATGCACCAGGATCTGATCAAAAATCACCGTTTAACTGAAATTGATTTCTTAAATGGTTATATTTCCCGTAAAGGTAAAGAACTGCATATCCCTACACCGTATTGTGATCTTATTACCACCTTTGTACACGGCAAAGAGAAATTATTCGGGTTATAAAAGGGCAATGGGAGTATCATTTTGGGGTACTCCCGTATTTGATAGTATAAGGATATAAGATCGAGAACATTATGGCTGAACAAACAAAGAAAATTACGGTTAAATTTTTTATTAATACGCTTTTAAATGGCATGGCTGCAGGAATTGTTGTTGCCCTTATTGCTAACGCTGTTTTAGGACAGATATTTAAGGCGCTGGCGCCATACGGTGCCATATTCGGTATGCTGTACCAGTCTGTTGCGGATGTGCAATATTTGGTATCTGCGGTGATCGGCTTTATTGTCGGTATACAGCTCGGTTTTGTGCCGATTAAGGCTTCTATGATCGGTCTTGCCGGTTTTATCGCGTCTGGAGCAGTACGCCATGTAGACGGTATTGTTAAACTTGTCGGTATCGGCGACTTAATCAATGTGATGATTATTGTTGCACTGGCAGCCCTTGTTACGCTGTGGTTGGGTAACAAGCTCGGCTCGCTTACGATTATTGTGCAGCCGATTATTGTCGCAGGCGGGCTGGGAGCATTGGGGCTCTTTATCTTGCCGTATGTAGCAGAAGTAAGCGCTGCAATCGGCCGCGGTATTAACTCGTTTACCGTGCTGCAGCCGGTACTGATGTGTATTCTTATTGCCGCATCTTTCTCTATTGTCATTATCTCACCTATTTCGACGGTGGCAATCGGTATTGCGATTGGACTTGCAGGGTTAGCATCCGGGGCTGCAAACTTGGGTGTTGCTGCTTGTACTGCCGTACTTATTGTAGGATCGTGGCGTGTAAATAAGGCTGGAATTACCGCAGCTATTGCCCTCGGCGGTATGAAGCTGATGATTCCAAACCTTGTGCGTTACCCTATTATGGCATTGCCGGTTGTATTAACGGCCGCTGCATCAGGGATCGCAGGGCGTTTCCTAGGTATTATGGGCGATAAGGTGAGTGCCGGTTTTGGTATTGCAGGGCTTGTCAGTCCGATTAAGGCATACGAGCTATTAAGCGGATCTCCCGCTGTGCGGATTGGTGCATTGCTGATTGCATACTTAGTTGTACCGTTCGGCTGTGCTTTGCTGCTGCATATTTTGTTTACAAAAATAATTAAACTCTATAAGCCGGAAATTTATAAATCCGAAGCGGTGTAGGTATTTAACGTCATGCATGGCAACTGTATCGGATATTTCCGATGCAGTTGCCGTATTAAGACGGAATATCTTCATGTAAGAATATCATATCATTAGAAGCAACAACCCCGACGCAGAGCGTTGCCGAAAAACGGCAGGTATTAAACCGCACGAATAAAAGCAAAATAAAATATCGCAGTAAAGAAATAGAAAATTGCAATAATATAAAAAAACAAAGCGGAAGGGATAAATGCGGAAGCGGCTGCCCCGGCGGCAAAACATACGATACCGGACAGATAATGTACACCGCGCCGTAGTTCTTGTCGTTTTCCACGCATGACCTTTCCCATCGCGAGTCCCGCATCCGTTAAATAGCCGCTAAAATGCGAAGTTCGTATTAAAATTCCGTCATAAGGAATGAACATACCGTTTTGTATACCAAGTATTACGCAAGTTATGATAAGCACGATTTGCAATGGCGGTCTTATAACGGCGATCGCGAAAAACACTGTTGAGAAAACCAATAATAGAATACCGTAGCGTTTTGAGAATGTACAATCACTTTTATGAAAAAGCATACCGGAGATGCATGCGCCGATATAAAAAGAAAGAATAAGCAATAAAAATGCGGCGGCCTCTGCAACAGCTCCTTGGGAAAGGGTCAGCGCTGCACGAGTAATAGTACCGGTGTGATGGCTGACCGCCGTACCGGCTATAATAAAAAATACACCGTTCAGGAACCCTGCGATAAAGGTTAGCAGATGTATTAATATCATTAGAATAAGTTTATGTCTTTTACTCACTCGAATACTATAATCCGATTTCGATAGAAAAGCTACGTGATTGGTTCATACAAAGGCTTTAATACCTGTCGTTTCCGTTCTACTCCGGGGTTTGTTG from Treponema vincentii harbors:
- a CDS encoding PTS transporter subunit IIC, with amino-acid sequence MAEQTKKITVKFFINTLLNGMAAGIVVALIANAVLGQIFKALAPYGAIFGMLYQSVADVQYLVSAVIGFIVGIQLGFVPIKASMIGLAGFIASGAVRHVDGIVKLVGIGDLINVMIIVALAALVTLWLGNKLGSLTIIVQPIIVAGGLGALGLFILPYVAEVSAAIGRGINSFTVLQPVLMCILIAASFSIVIISPISTVAIGIAIGLAGLASGAANLGVAACTAVLIVGSWRVNKAGITAAIALGGMKLMIPNLVRYPIMALPVVLTAAASGIAGRFLGIMGDKVSAGFGIAGLVSPIKAYELLSGSPAVRIGALLIAYLVVPFGCALLLHILFTKIIKLYKPEIYKSEAV
- a CDS encoding YoaK family protein, whose protein sequence is MILIHLLTFIAGFLNGVFFIIAGTAVSHHTGTITRAALTLSQGAVAEAAAFLLLILSFYIGACISGMLFHKSDCTFSKRYGILLLVFSTVFFAIAVIRPPLQIVLIITCVILGIQNGMFIPYDGILIRTSHFSGYLTDAGLAMGKVMRGKRQELRRGVHYLSGIVCFAAGAAASAFIPSALFFYIIAIFYFFTAIFYFAFIRAV
- a CDS encoding 2-dehydropantoate 2-reductase, producing MIQKSSVFLNGLGHTETLKKFIAPKNIFMGVTVVTAGMKGPGSAVLSSHGKTEIQNIVPEGKAGAEAIVEALNKATMPAVYSDNILWSIWRKAALNGAMNSTCTIMECNMLELGGIVGCKDMMRCIISEFAAIAKTQGVTLDIDSVTDYVYGFTQPDFVGAKHYPSMHQDLIKNHRLTEIDFLNGYISRKGKELHIPTPYCDLITTFVHGKEKLFGL